The following coding sequences are from one Cyprinus carpio isolate SPL01 chromosome A24, ASM1834038v1, whole genome shotgun sequence window:
- the LOC109049438 gene encoding peroxisomal 2,4-dienoyl-CoA reductase [(3E)-enoyl-CoA-producing] isoform X1: MAEKPQLVNNSPEDTETDECMSTYTHIYSPDLLIDQVAFITGGGSGIGFRIAEVLMRHGCDTVIASRNLEKLTEAAKKLSSTTGRRCLPIAVDVRQPETISAAMDETLKTFGRVDILINNAAGNFLCPATSLSFNAFKTVMEIDTMGTFNTSKVVYDKWFKDHGGSIVNISATLGYRGQALQVHAGSAKAANDAMTRHLAVEWGPSGVRVNTVAPGPISGTEGYRRLGGSHAESAGVFRSIPLQRAGNKTEIAHAVLFLASRAASYVTGAILVADGGAWLTSANDVERLLGFWAAEKRKDK, encoded by the exons ATGGCAGAGAAACCTCAGCTGGTCAATAATTCACCAGAGGACACTGAGACTGATGAGTGCATgagcacatatacacacatctaCAGCCCTGATCTGCTCAT tgatCAGGTGGCTTTTATAACCGGCGGAGGATCAGGTATTGGGTTTCGAATAGCAGAAGTTCTGATGAG GCATGGTTGTGACACGGTCATCGCCAGCAGAAATCTGGAGAAACTCACAGAG gCTGCAAAAAAGTTAAGCAGCACTACAGGCAGACGCTGTTTGCCGATTGCCGTGGATGTGCGTCAGCCAGAGACGATTTCTGCTGCCATGGATGAAACCTTGAAGACATTTGGACGTGTTGACATACTAATTAACA ATGCTGCGGGTAATTTCTTGTGTCCAGCTACATCGTTGTCTTTTAACGCTTTCAAGACGGTAATGGAGATCGACACCATGGGAACTTTCAACACCAGTAAAGTCGTCTATGACAAATGGTTCAAG GATCATGGCGGCTCCATTGTCAACATTTCTGCCACTCTGGGATACAGAGGTCAGGCTCTCCAGGTGCATGCTGGGTCAGCGAAGGCTGCAAACG ATGCCATGACGAGGCACTTGGCGGTTGAGTGGGGCCCCAGTGGTGTGAGGGTGAACACAGTGGCTCCGGGGCCCATCTCTGGCACAGAGGGATACCGTAGACTGG GTGGTTCACACGCCGAGTCAGCAGGGGTTTTCCGCAGCATCCCGCTGCAGAGAGCCGGCAATAAGACCGAGATCGCACATGCGGTTCTTTTCCTGGCCAGCCGTGCGGCTTCATACGTCACCGGCGCTATACTGGTCGCCGACGGAGGGGCGTGGCTCACCTCGGCCAATGACGTGGAACGGCTGCTGG GTTTTTGGGCTGCAGAGAAAAGAAAGGATAAATAG
- the LOC109049438 gene encoding peroxisomal 2,4-dienoyl-CoA reductase [(3E)-enoyl-CoA-producing] isoform X2, whose protein sequence is MAEKPQLVNNSPEDTETDECMSTYTHIYSPDLLIDQVAFITGGGSGIGFRIAEVLMRHGCDTVIASRNLEKLTEAAKKLSSTTGRRCLPIAVDVRQPETISAAMDETLKTFGRVDILINNAAGNFLCPATSLSFNAFKTVMEIDTMGTFNTSKVVYDKWFKDHGGSIVNISATLGYRGQALQVHAGSAKAANDAMTRHLAVEWGPSGVRVNTVAPGPISGTEGYRRLGGSHAESAGVFRSIPLQRAGNKTEIAHAVLFLASRAASYVTGAILVADGGAWLTSANDVERLLGIISSRSAKL, encoded by the exons ATGGCAGAGAAACCTCAGCTGGTCAATAATTCACCAGAGGACACTGAGACTGATGAGTGCATgagcacatatacacacatctaCAGCCCTGATCTGCTCAT tgatCAGGTGGCTTTTATAACCGGCGGAGGATCAGGTATTGGGTTTCGAATAGCAGAAGTTCTGATGAG GCATGGTTGTGACACGGTCATCGCCAGCAGAAATCTGGAGAAACTCACAGAG gCTGCAAAAAAGTTAAGCAGCACTACAGGCAGACGCTGTTTGCCGATTGCCGTGGATGTGCGTCAGCCAGAGACGATTTCTGCTGCCATGGATGAAACCTTGAAGACATTTGGACGTGTTGACATACTAATTAACA ATGCTGCGGGTAATTTCTTGTGTCCAGCTACATCGTTGTCTTTTAACGCTTTCAAGACGGTAATGGAGATCGACACCATGGGAACTTTCAACACCAGTAAAGTCGTCTATGACAAATGGTTCAAG GATCATGGCGGCTCCATTGTCAACATTTCTGCCACTCTGGGATACAGAGGTCAGGCTCTCCAGGTGCATGCTGGGTCAGCGAAGGCTGCAAACG ATGCCATGACGAGGCACTTGGCGGTTGAGTGGGGCCCCAGTGGTGTGAGGGTGAACACAGTGGCTCCGGGGCCCATCTCTGGCACAGAGGGATACCGTAGACTGG GTGGTTCACACGCCGAGTCAGCAGGGGTTTTCCGCAGCATCCCGCTGCAGAGAGCCGGCAATAAGACCGAGATCGCACATGCGGTTCTTTTCCTGGCCAGCCGTGCGGCTTCATACGTCACCGGCGCTATACTGGTCGCCGACGGAGGGGCGTGGCTCACCTCGGCCAATGACGTGGAACGGCTGCTGGGTATTATCTCATCTCGCTCTGCAAAACTATGA